One Paenibacillus sp. FSL H7-0737 DNA segment encodes these proteins:
- a CDS encoding cell wall elongation regulator TseB-like domain-containing protein: MKKRKKWILLGSVLILLLLFGLIQFYAYIMKDQWNERDIAKDVAKTSAGLTEVTKAQKSVWDKNAVYWVLTGKNEAGTELMVWVRFTVDGKFAEGTDAVYAEELSKGTSEAKMRSLIKADLPDISIERLLPGVYNGEYAWQLFYKQSGRYYYQFYRFSDGARMGEGYSLPSR; encoded by the coding sequence TTGAAGAAAAGGAAAAAATGGATCCTCCTGGGGTCAGTTCTGATTCTGCTCCTTCTGTTCGGACTTATCCAGTTCTATGCTTATATTATGAAAGATCAATGGAACGAGCGAGATATCGCTAAGGATGTCGCTAAAACCAGTGCTGGTCTGACAGAGGTAACCAAAGCGCAGAAATCCGTGTGGGATAAAAATGCGGTGTACTGGGTCTTAACAGGGAAGAATGAAGCCGGGACCGAGTTGATGGTTTGGGTACGTTTTACTGTAGATGGGAAGTTTGCTGAAGGAACCGACGCAGTATATGCTGAAGAACTAAGTAAAGGAACCTCTGAAGCGAAAATGCGTAGCCTTATAAAAGCCGATCTTCCGGACATCAGCATTGAGCGGTTGTTGCCAGGAGTATATAACGGGGAGTATGCTTGGCAGCTTTTTTATAAACAAAGCGGTCGATATTATTATCAATTTTATCGGTTCTCGGATGGGGCTCGAATGGGTGAAGGTTACAGTTTACCTAGCCGTTAA